A single region of the Hymenobacter siberiensis genome encodes:
- a CDS encoding DsrE family protein, which yields MNSFSRLLATAALLATMGTAQAQTTPPAPAVTPVAGATAPTQAPVLTPPNAAVAAKAAAFEGAPATKKHYRAVYQLDSNEPKLINQTLHNMQNALKDPRLKDKLELELVVFSGGTVVFKKDQPYEADVLALQQAGVILSQCANSMKAYKLTKDDMLPYISVVPTGNGELIIRQTEGWVLVHP from the coding sequence ATGAACTCCTTTTCCCGCCTGCTCGCCACCGCCGCCCTCTTGGCCACCATGGGCACCGCGCAGGCCCAGACTACGCCTCCGGCACCCGCTGTTACGCCAGTTGCGGGCGCTACCGCCCCAACCCAGGCTCCGGTCCTGACGCCACCCAATGCGGCCGTAGCGGCCAAGGCGGCGGCATTTGAGGGCGCGCCAGCTACCAAAAAGCATTATCGCGCCGTTTATCAGCTCGATAGCAACGAACCCAAGCTCATCAACCAGACGCTGCACAACATGCAAAATGCCCTGAAAGACCCGCGCCTAAAGGATAAGCTAGAGTTGGAGCTAGTGGTGTTCAGCGGTGGCACGGTGGTGTTCAAAAAAGACCAGCCCTACGAGGCCGACGTGCTGGCCCTGCAACAGGCCGGCGTTATCCTGTCCCAGTGCGCGAACTCGATGAAAGCCTATAAGCTGACCAAGGATGACATGCTGCCCTACATTTCCGTGGTGCCCACCGGCAACGGCGAGCTGATTATCCGCCAGACTGAGGGCTGGGTGCTGGTGCATCCGTAG